A portion of the Tiliqua scincoides isolate rTilSci1 chromosome 3, rTilSci1.hap2, whole genome shotgun sequence genome contains these proteins:
- the IL1RL1 gene encoding interleukin-1 receptor-like 1: MDVEFSRVKMEVSEQRHTEGTAIEGEAFVVGCPQADPDDNVTWHFAETGISTDKGERVHSSGVKLWFLPTALQDSGNYTCKYKDDPNESKTVSVKIHPYKKDNCYYKDALYIESIGSPDSGRIPCPSLSNYKNASHVRWYKDCQPVQGPKYKSEAGWLYISQVTETDTGVYTCKFTYSHGGQKFTVSASKNFRIEGLSWPTLIEVHSPKDNEVIYAETGKYMLPNQGQFTETILTIKKVEKKDFNATFSCVLGNDRGYKIVNVILHHKGPSKGHSNIPLVVGFVVFFVAIAIMVMLYHFFRIDIVLFCRRIFNCIESKDDGKIYDAYVICPTNHVNGTCENNFVSCFVHQILPEVLENHCGYKLCIYGRDVLPGEDAIVAVETRIKASRRLIVLITQSLVQCKDFVWDHQIGFYNALVQNNMKVILLEMEKMGDSAQLQESLRHIMNKQGTIKWKEKYMPCPSSPHSDFWKHVEYHMPVRRKHRPAYSIVYNGL, translated from the exons GGACTGCAATAGAAGGTGAAGCATTTGTTGTAGGGTGCCCTCAAGCAGACCCTGATGATAATGTGACCTGGCATTTTGCTGAAACAGGCATCAGTACCGACAAAGGAGAACGGGTCCATTCTTCTGGGGTAAAACTTTGGTTTCTGCCAACAGCCCTCCAGGATTCTGGAAATTATACATGTAAATATAA GGATGATCCCAATGAGTCCAAAACTGTGAGTGTCAAAATACATCCATACAAGAAAGACAATTGTTATTATAAGGATGCTCTCTATATAGAATCCATAGGAAGTCCTGATTCTGGAAGAATCCCGTGTCCTTCCTTAAGCAACTACAAGAATGCATCTCATGTGAGGTGGTACAAG gatTGTCAACCCGTTCAGGGACCAAAATATAAAAGCGAGGCTGGATGGCTTTACATTTCTCAAGTAACTGAAACTGACACTGGAGTATATACTTGCAAGTTTACATATAGTCATGGTGGACAAAAGTTTACTGTATCTGCATCAAAGAACTTTAGAATTGAAG GCCTTTCCTGGCCAACACTTATTGAAGTTCATTCTCCAAAAGACAATGAAGTTATATATGCAGAGACTGGCAA GTATATGTTACCCAACCAAGGACAGTTTACAGAGACCATATTAACTATCAAGAAAGTAGAGAAAAAGGACTTTAATGCAACTTTCTCATGTGTCCTGGGGAATGACAGAGGATATAAAATAGTCAATGTAATTTTGCACCACAAAGGACCAAGTAAAG GTCATAGCAACATCCCCCTGGTTGTTGGGTTTGTTGTTTTCTTTGTTGCAATAGCCATCATGGTGATGCTTTACCATTTTTTTCGAATTGACATTGTCTTATTTTGCCGAAGAATATTCAACTGCATTGAATCCAAAGATG ATGGGAAAATATATGATGCATATGTCATCTGTCCCACTAATCACGTAAATGGCACTTGTGAAAATAATTTTGTGAGCTGTTTTGTTCATCAGATTCTCCCAGAGGTTTTAGAAAATCATTGTGGATATAAATTGTGTATTTATGGAAGAGATGTGTTGCCTGGAGAAG ATGCAATCGTTGCTGTTGAAACAAGGATAAAAGCAAGCAGAAGACTGATCGTTCTCATCACACAGTCGCTGGTCCAGTGCAAGGATTTTGTCTGGGATCACCAGATTGGATTCTACAATGCCCTCGTCCAAAATAACATGAAAGTGATTCTGCTGGAAATGGAGAAAATGGGAGACTCGGCACAACTTCAGGAATCTCTCAGGCACATCATGAATAAGCAAGGAACTATAAAATGGAAGGAGAAATACATGCCTTGCCCTTCTTCGCCTCACTCTGACTTCTGGAAACATGTGGAGTATCACATGCCAGTGAGGAGGAAACATCGTCCCGCTTACTCCATTGTGTACAATGGGTTGTAA